A genomic region of Jeotgalibaca ciconiae contains the following coding sequences:
- a CDS encoding DNA-directed RNA polymerase subunit beta, with protein MKFDFKPIFKSIFIILLFIVAAVALFAVGLMIGYGVLGDGEAMQVFERETWEHILEFIR; from the coding sequence ATGAAGTTCGACTTTAAACCTATTTTTAAATCAATTTTTATTATTCTGTTATTTATAGTAGCGGCAGTTGCTTTATTTGCTGTGGGCTTAATGATAGGATACGGTGTGCTAGGTGATGGTGAAGCGATGCAAGTATTTGAACGCGAAACTTGGGAGCATATTTTAGAATTTATTCGATAA
- the mreB gene encoding rod shape-determining protein has protein sequence MAKDIGIDLGTANVLVHVKGKGIVLNEPSVVAIDTATNRVLAVGAEAYRMVGRTPSNIRVIRPLKGGVIADFDITEAMLTHFINRLNVKGLLTKPNILICCPTNITTIEQKAIIEAAEKSGGKNVYLEEEPKVAAVGAGLDIFQPNGNMVIDIGGGTSDIAVLSLGGIVTSSSIKTAGDKLDSDIMNYVKREHNLLIGERTGEQIKKTIGTALIPEKIENMEIRGRDMITGLPRTISITSEEVYYAMHDTLMLIVEQAKEVLEITPPELGADIINTGIVLTGGGALIRGIEQLFSDELGVPVFASPESLDSVALGTGILLENIGKKKRDKQAEPSWFRRLLQRN, from the coding sequence GTGGCTAAGGATATAGGAATCGATTTAGGGACAGCGAATGTGTTAGTCCATGTTAAAGGAAAAGGAATCGTTCTAAACGAGCCTTCTGTTGTCGCGATTGATACTGCAACAAACCGTGTATTAGCTGTAGGAGCTGAAGCCTATCGTATGGTCGGCCGTACACCTTCCAATATTCGGGTTATACGTCCATTAAAAGGAGGGGTGATTGCTGATTTTGATATAACGGAAGCAATGCTTACTCATTTTATTAATCGTCTGAACGTAAAAGGGTTGTTGACAAAACCAAATATTTTAATTTGTTGTCCAACAAATATCACTACTATTGAGCAAAAAGCAATTATTGAAGCGGCGGAAAAAAGCGGCGGAAAAAATGTCTATCTTGAAGAAGAACCAAAAGTTGCAGCAGTAGGTGCTGGTTTGGATATCTTCCAACCCAATGGAAACATGGTAATCGATATTGGCGGAGGAACGAGTGATATTGCCGTACTTTCGTTAGGTGGTATTGTAACAAGCAGTTCGATAAAGACAGCAGGGGATAAACTTGATTCCGATATTATGAATTATGTAAAACGTGAACATAATCTATTGATTGGTGAAAGGACAGGCGAACAAATCAAGAAAACAATTGGTACTGCCTTAATTCCTGAAAAAATCGAGAATATGGAAATACGCGGTAGAGACATGATCACGGGGCTTCCAAGAACGATTTCAATTACGTCAGAAGAAGTATATTATGCAATGCATGATACATTGATGTTAATTGTAGAACAAGCAAAAGAAGTATTGGAAATCACTCCACCAGAATTAGGTGCTGATATTATTAATACAGGAATTGTGTTAACAGGCGGAGGCGCACTTATTAGAGGAATTGAGCAGTTGTTTAGTGATGAATTAGGCGTTCCTGTTTTTGCTTCTCCGGAGTCGTTAGATTCAGTTGCGTTAGGAACGGGCATTTTGCTAGAAAATATTGGAAAAAAAAAGAGAGACAAACAAGCTGAACCTAGTTGGTTTAGAAGATTACTCCAAAGAAATTAA
- the murA gene encoding UDP-N-acetylglucosamine 1-carboxyvinyltransferase, whose translation MEKMIVRGGNRLVGTVKVDGAKNAVLPIVAATILASKGKTILKNVPVLSDVYTINNVLRNINIDVDFNETERTIELDATGDVSWEAPFEYVSKMRASIVVMGPLLARLGKAKVALPGGCAIGTRPIDLHLKGFEAMGAKIKIENGFVEAYAEKLHGARIYLDFPSVGATQNLMMGAVFAEGTTTLENAAREPEIVDLANFLNRMGARVYGAGTETIRIEGVKELEAVTHSIIPDRIEAGTFMVAAAVTNGDVFIEDAIAEHNKPLVSKLKEMGVIIKEKENGVQVIGPKHLKSTDVKTMPHPGFPTDMQAQMTIAQLVSQGTSTMTETVFENRFMHLEELRRMNANFKIEGQTVLLYGNSEFQGAEVAASDLRAAAALIIAGLVSNGYTRVTNLNHLDRGYYEFDLKLRKLGAEIERVSEKEGNTLSVKELDALFLTK comes from the coding sequence ATGGAAAAAATGATTGTTCGAGGCGGAAACCGTCTAGTTGGAACAGTAAAAGTAGATGGTGCTAAAAATGCTGTACTTCCTATCGTTGCGGCTACAATCCTCGCTTCTAAAGGGAAAACAATTTTGAAGAATGTTCCTGTTTTGTCGGATGTTTATACAATTAATAATGTTTTAAGAAATATTAATATTGATGTAGATTTTAATGAAACAGAACGTACAATTGAATTGGATGCTACTGGAGATGTAAGCTGGGAGGCTCCATTTGAATATGTAAGTAAAATGAGAGCTTCTATTGTGGTAATGGGGCCATTATTGGCACGTCTTGGTAAAGCAAAAGTAGCTCTTCCCGGTGGATGCGCTATTGGTACAAGACCCATTGATTTGCATTTAAAAGGCTTTGAAGCAATGGGGGCAAAAATTAAGATAGAAAATGGCTTCGTTGAAGCATATGCTGAGAAATTACACGGAGCTCGTATTTATTTGGATTTCCCTAGTGTGGGAGCAACGCAGAACTTAATGATGGGGGCTGTATTTGCTGAAGGGACTACCACGTTAGAAAACGCAGCTCGTGAACCTGAAATCGTTGATTTAGCGAACTTTTTAAATCGCATGGGTGCTCGTGTTTATGGTGCAGGTACTGAAACGATTCGGATTGAAGGAGTAAAGGAATTAGAAGCAGTAACTCATAGTATCATTCCAGATCGAATCGAGGCAGGTACATTCATGGTGGCTGCAGCTGTAACGAATGGTGATGTGTTTATTGAAGATGCTATTGCAGAACATAACAAACCTCTTGTTTCAAAATTAAAAGAGATGGGCGTAATCATCAAAGAAAAAGAAAATGGCGTCCAAGTAATTGGTCCGAAACATTTAAAATCTACAGACGTAAAAACCATGCCTCATCCTGGCTTTCCTACTGATATGCAAGCACAGATGACGATTGCGCAACTGGTTTCTCAAGGAACAAGCACGATGACTGAAACTGTGTTTGAAAATCGCTTTATGCATCTAGAAGAACTACGAAGAATGAACGCGAATTTTAAAATTGAAGGACAAACGGTATTATTATATGGTAATTCAGAGTTTCAGGGAGCAGAAGTTGCTGCTTCTGATTTAAGAGCAGCAGCAGCGTTAATTATTGCTGGGCTTGTTTCAAACGGATATACTCGTGTAACGAATTTAAACCATTTGGATCGCGGCTACTATGAGTTTGACTTAAAACTCAGAAAACTTGGAGCAGAAATTGAGCGTGTAAGTGAGAAAGAAGGAAACACACTTTCTGTTAAAGAATTGGATGCATTATTTTTAACAAAATAG
- a CDS encoding DUF1146 family protein, with the protein MNGLFMFGLLKLISHMLFIFLSFWALKAVRIEKWIRKNHIPEARILYVFLSIALGYLVSSFFLDFLEVSRNLSLLITN; encoded by the coding sequence ATGAACGGATTGTTTATGTTTGGTCTATTAAAATTAATCTCTCATATGTTATTTATTTTTTTGTCTTTTTGGGCTTTGAAAGCAGTGAGAATTGAAAAGTGGATTAGAAAGAACCATATACCAGAAGCAAGGATTTTGTATGTATTCCTGTCCATTGCGTTAGGGTATTTAGTAAGTTCATTTTTCTTGGATTTTCTTGAAGTATCTAGAAATCTCTCACTTTTAATTACAAACTAG
- a CDS encoding F0F1 ATP synthase subunit epsilon, with protein MAVLNVNVITPEGIIFQHHAKEVHAESTDGGITIMPNHTPIIVPLIIGELTVTRMTEDLQQNHIAVNGGIMEVRDNEINIIANTAERAKDIDIDRAENAKREAEQKMLEARNAKNNMEFQRAKVSLTKALNRIGVSRKRL; from the coding sequence ATGGCAGTTTTGAACGTGAATGTAATAACACCGGAAGGGATTATTTTTCAACATCACGCAAAAGAAGTTCATGCTGAATCTACTGACGGCGGCATTACCATTATGCCGAATCATACGCCAATTATTGTTCCCTTAATCATTGGCGAATTGACAGTTACTCGTATGACTGAGGACTTGCAACAAAACCATATCGCAGTGAACGGTGGAATCATGGAAGTTCGTGATAATGAAATAAATATTATTGCGAATACAGCGGAAAGAGCAAAAGACATCGATATCGACCGAGCTGAAAATGCAAAAAGAGAAGCTGAACAAAAAATGTTAGAAGCACGAAATGCGAAAAACAATATGGAATTCCAACGGGCAAAGGTTTCATTGACGAAAGCTTTGAACCGGATCGGTGTTTCTCGAAAAAGACTATAA
- the atpD gene encoding F0F1 ATP synthase subunit beta, whose protein sequence is MRKGHIVQVIGPVVDVAFPLDKEQPDINNALLVEKEKLDGTKETITLEVVIQLGEGVVRTISMQSTDGLQRGLEVIDTDNPIQVPVGKETLGRVFNVLGQTLDLKEDFPKDYPRESIHKKAPKYDELSSNYEILETGIKVIDLLAPYLKGGKIGLFGGAGVGKTVLIQELIHNVADQHGGISVFTGVGERTREGNDLYYEMQESGVGKRTAMVFGQMNEPPGARMRVALTGLTMAEYFRDQEKQDVLLFIDNIYRFTQAGSEISALLGRMPSAVGYQPTLATEMGQLQERITSTNNGSITSIQAIYVPADDYTDPAPATTFAHLDATTNLERRLTEQGIYPAVDPLASSSSALSPEIVGEEHYEVATQVQQILQRYRELQDIIAILGMDELSDSEKTLVGRARRIQFFLSQNFHVAEAFTGIPGSFVSIKETISGFKGIINGQYDKVPEEAFRNVGSIEAVLEKAESLGYKGV, encoded by the coding sequence ATGAGAAAAGGACATATTGTTCAAGTTATTGGCCCTGTGGTGGACGTTGCTTTCCCTCTAGACAAAGAACAACCAGATATCAACAATGCTTTATTAGTTGAAAAGGAAAAATTAGATGGAACAAAGGAAACAATCACGTTAGAAGTTGTCATACAGCTTGGTGAAGGAGTTGTCCGAACAATCTCGATGCAATCTACTGATGGATTACAACGTGGGTTAGAGGTTATCGATACAGACAACCCCATTCAAGTTCCTGTTGGAAAAGAAACTTTGGGAAGAGTTTTTAATGTCTTAGGACAAACGCTTGACTTGAAAGAAGATTTTCCGAAAGACTATCCTCGTGAATCGATCCATAAAAAAGCGCCAAAATATGATGAGTTGAGTAGTAATTACGAAATTCTAGAAACCGGGATTAAAGTAATTGACCTATTAGCTCCTTATCTAAAAGGTGGAAAAATTGGTCTCTTTGGAGGAGCTGGAGTCGGAAAAACAGTTTTAATTCAAGAATTGATCCATAATGTTGCCGATCAACACGGAGGGATTTCTGTCTTTACAGGGGTTGGAGAACGTACACGTGAAGGTAATGACTTGTATTATGAAATGCAGGAATCAGGAGTAGGGAAAAGAACTGCTATGGTCTTTGGTCAAATGAATGAGCCGCCAGGTGCCCGTATGCGTGTTGCTTTAACAGGACTAACAATGGCTGAATATTTCCGTGATCAAGAAAAACAAGATGTATTATTGTTTATTGATAATATCTATCGTTTCACACAGGCAGGTTCGGAAATCTCTGCATTACTAGGGAGAATGCCTTCTGCTGTTGGTTACCAGCCGACTCTTGCGACTGAGATGGGACAACTTCAAGAGCGTATTACATCAACAAATAATGGATCAATCACGTCAATTCAAGCAATTTACGTTCCAGCGGATGACTATACAGATCCCGCACCAGCAACAACATTTGCTCATTTGGACGCAACGACAAACTTGGAACGTCGCTTAACAGAGCAAGGGATCTATCCTGCGGTTGATCCGTTAGCTTCTTCTTCGAGTGCATTGTCTCCTGAGATTGTAGGAGAAGAACACTATGAAGTGGCAACACAAGTTCAACAAATTTTACAAAGATACCGTGAACTGCAAGATATTATTGCGATTTTAGGAATGGATGAGTTATCTGACTCAGAAAAGACATTAGTAGGACGTGCGCGTCGTATTCAATTCTTCTTGTCGCAAAACTTTCACGTTGCAGAAGCCTTTACCGGTATTCCAGGTTCTTTTGTTTCAATTAAAGAAACAATTAGCGGCTTCAAAGGTATTATCAATGGACAATATGATAAAGTTCCGGAAGAAGCCTTTAGAAATGTTGGTTCAATTGAAGCTGTTTTAGAAAAAGCGGAAAGTCTGGGTTATAAAGGAGTGTAG
- a CDS encoding F0F1 ATP synthase subunit gamma, producing MASSLIDIKKRIASTKKTSQITSAMQMVSASKLQRVEQQVKNYQLYAKKIREIVTHIAGSQLLFLEEHGHAVANEQNAIDFNDLLIKRPVKRTGYLIISSDKGLAGSYNSSILKSTREMIQQDHESEDEYIIISIGETLANDLRKSNIHVEYVVSDLSDQPSFEEVRQVVSQTVKYYHDGVFDELYVCYNHHMNALTSQFHVEMMLPLEDLDPYEAEEYEVDYLFEPTEDDILKVLLPQYAESLIYGAIIDAKAAEHASRMTAMKSATDNAKDLIDDLTMQYNQLRQTAITQEINEIVGGAQALEEK from the coding sequence ATGGCTTCTTCTTTAATTGATATCAAAAAAAGAATTGCATCAACGAAGAAAACAAGTCAGATTACGAGTGCCATGCAGATGGTTTCTGCTTCCAAGTTGCAAAGAGTAGAGCAACAGGTGAAGAATTATCAACTGTATGCAAAGAAAATTAGAGAAATTGTTACTCATATTGCTGGATCACAGTTACTGTTTTTAGAAGAGCATGGACACGCAGTAGCTAATGAGCAAAATGCAATTGATTTTAACGACTTGCTCATTAAACGGCCTGTAAAAAGAACGGGCTATTTAATCATTTCTTCTGATAAAGGACTTGCTGGTAGTTATAACAGTTCAATATTAAAATCCACTAGAGAAATGATCCAACAAGACCATGAGTCAGAGGATGAATATATTATTATTTCTATTGGTGAGACGCTCGCAAATGACTTAAGGAAGAGTAATATTCATGTTGAGTATGTGGTAAGTGATTTAAGTGATCAGCCATCTTTTGAGGAAGTCAGACAAGTAGTATCTCAAACTGTAAAATATTATCATGATGGAGTTTTTGATGAACTATATGTGTGTTATAACCATCATATGAATGCATTAACTTCACAATTTCACGTTGAGATGATGTTGCCATTAGAAGACTTAGATCCATATGAAGCAGAGGAGTATGAAGTAGACTATCTGTTCGAGCCGACCGAAGATGATATATTAAAAGTACTGTTACCGCAATATGCGGAAAGTTTAATATACGGCGCGATTATTGATGCAAAAGCTGCAGAGCATGCATCACGTATGACCGCTATGAAAAGTGCAACTGATAATGCGAAAGATTTAATTGATGATTTAACTATGCAGTATAATCAGTTACGCCAAACCGCTATTACACAAGAAATAAACGAAATAGTAGGCGGAGCGCAAGCACTTGAAGAGAAATAA
- the atpA gene encoding F0F1 ATP synthase subunit alpha, with product MAIDKDNLHSLIKERISSFQSVPEMEEIGKLTYVGDGIARATGLKNVMSGELLLFSNGSIGMAQSLEKEDVGIIIFGEFENIHEGDIVKRTGRIMEVPVGEALIGRVVDALGEPIDGQGSVMTTKKRPVENEAPSVMDRQSVTEPLQTGLKAIDALVPIGRGQRELIIGDRRTGKTTIAIDAILNQRGKDVICIYVAIGQKESSVRNLTEMLREHRAMDYTIIVSASASQPAPMLYIAPYAATAMAEEFMHQGKHVLIVYDDLSKQAAAYREMSLLLKRPPGREAYPGDVFYLHSRLLERSAKLKGELGGGSITSLPIVETQAGDISAYIPTNVISITDGQIFLESDLFFGGIRPAISAGLSVSRVGGAAQIKAMKKVSGTLRLDLASYRELEAFTQFGSDLDVATQQRLNRGNRTVEVLKQDLHRPLDVEKQVVMLFALSYGFLDTVPVQDLKRFEKELINYLTISYPEIMQHIVETKDLPDPEELSKVIKGFVEIFVPHS from the coding sequence GTGGCGATAGATAAAGATAATTTACATTCTTTGATAAAGGAAAGAATCAGCTCTTTTCAATCTGTTCCAGAAATGGAAGAAATTGGAAAACTGACATATGTCGGTGATGGAATTGCAAGAGCTACTGGACTGAAAAATGTCATGAGTGGAGAACTTCTACTTTTTTCAAATGGCTCAATTGGAATGGCTCAAAGTCTGGAAAAAGAAGATGTGGGAATCATCATTTTTGGAGAATTTGAGAATATCCATGAAGGAGATATTGTAAAAAGAACAGGGCGCATTATGGAAGTTCCTGTTGGAGAAGCACTAATCGGTAGAGTAGTGGATGCTTTAGGAGAACCTATTGATGGTCAAGGTTCTGTTATGACGACAAAGAAAAGACCTGTTGAGAATGAAGCTCCCAGTGTTATGGACCGCCAATCTGTAACGGAGCCGTTACAAACAGGATTAAAAGCGATCGATGCGTTAGTACCAATCGGTAGAGGTCAACGGGAATTAATTATCGGAGACCGAAGAACTGGTAAAACAACAATTGCAATCGACGCGATTCTTAATCAAAGAGGAAAAGATGTTATTTGTATATATGTAGCGATTGGACAGAAAGAATCATCTGTTCGTAATTTGACAGAAATGTTAAGAGAGCACCGCGCGATGGACTACACAATCATCGTTTCAGCGAGTGCTTCGCAGCCAGCACCGATGCTTTACATTGCACCGTACGCTGCGACAGCGATGGCAGAAGAATTTATGCACCAAGGAAAACACGTTTTGATTGTTTATGATGATTTATCAAAACAAGCTGCTGCTTATCGAGAAATGTCCTTGTTGTTAAAAAGACCACCTGGACGTGAAGCCTATCCAGGGGATGTGTTCTATTTACATTCCCGCCTGCTAGAACGATCAGCTAAACTAAAAGGTGAACTAGGCGGAGGATCCATTACTTCCTTGCCGATTGTTGAAACGCAAGCAGGAGATATATCTGCTTACATTCCGACAAATGTTATTTCAATTACGGATGGGCAAATATTCTTGGAGAGTGATTTATTCTTCGGCGGTATCCGGCCGGCGATTTCAGCAGGGTTATCTGTATCTCGTGTCGGAGGGGCTGCTCAAATTAAAGCAATGAAAAAAGTAAGTGGTACTCTTCGTTTAGACTTAGCTTCTTACCGAGAGCTGGAAGCTTTTACTCAATTTGGTTCGGACTTAGATGTTGCTACTCAACAGAGATTGAATCGAGGAAATCGTACAGTAGAAGTATTGAAGCAAGACTTGCATAGACCGCTTGATGTAGAAAAACAAGTAGTTATGCTATTTGCGCTTTCTTATGGCTTTTTAGACACAGTTCCTGTTCAAGATTTAAAACGATTTGAAAAAGAATTAATAAACTATTTAACTATTTCCTATCCGGAAATTATGCAACACATCGTTGAAACCAAAGATTTACCGGACCCAGAAGAACTTTCAAAAGTAATAAAAGGATTTGTGGAAATCTTTGTTCCACATAGTTAA
- a CDS encoding F0F1 ATP synthase subunit delta, translated as MERENIKSSSLRLFVTTFYNSLESSEIAEKIYYELNQLKDNLLEVMDEEGNTAVVENKLRIAVQFLSERTLEFLSNIDTASYIDAINQFNELHKEDREPVNVTITSAVALKQKQKDRIIKAFRKKVENHHLYVKEVVDESVLGGVKLESDNYSFDNTLQTKITEMRKYLLEDQ; from the coding sequence ATGGAGAGAGAAAATATAAAAAGCTCCTCCCTACGTCTATTTGTAACAACCTTCTATAATAGTTTGGAAAGTTCTGAAATTGCTGAGAAAATATATTATGAGTTAAATCAGCTGAAAGATAACCTTTTAGAAGTTATGGATGAAGAAGGTAATACCGCTGTTGTAGAAAATAAACTACGAATAGCTGTCCAATTTCTATCTGAAAGAACACTTGAGTTTTTGTCGAATATCGATACTGCAAGTTACATTGACGCCATTAACCAATTCAATGAACTTCACAAGGAAGATCGAGAACCAGTTAATGTGACAATAACTTCAGCAGTAGCCTTAAAACAAAAGCAAAAAGATCGGATTATCAAAGCTTTCCGAAAAAAAGTAGAGAATCATCATCTTTATGTTAAAGAAGTAGTTGATGAATCAGTTTTAGGTGGAGTTAAACTAGAATCAGATAATTATTCGTTTGATAACACACTTCAAACGAAAATTACTGAAATGAGAAAATACTTATTAGAAGACCAATGA